The following are encoded together in the Lathyrus oleraceus cultivar Zhongwan6 chromosome 3, CAAS_Psat_ZW6_1.0, whole genome shotgun sequence genome:
- the LOC127129622 gene encoding uncharacterized protein LOC127129622, which yields MGNVKVKVKNGKTALIKDVWYVPGMKINLMNVGHLIKKGFSVIMKDNLLKLYDSDQKLIMQTEQGSNRIFKVNVEATETKCLSVEGVKGDCELWHKRSGHPNFRSLRYLSYKKLVHEIPKIVKPKKSCVICMKASLGENNYFVPFKDEFIRMTWISLIKFKYEVFVKFQKFKKFKVKAEKQSGQKLKILIIDGGDSESENEPESEGDTDAKVESDFEGEFDDLDSDNDSDSEDDPDSEDDLDSGGNLASKGRPSEGTPSKVIVSEGGSASETRP from the exons ATGGGAAATGTCAAGGTCAAAGTGAAGAATGGAAAAACTGCTCTAATCAAGGATGTTtggtatgttcctggcatgaaaATAAATCTGATGAATGTAGGTCATCTAATTAAGAAAGGTTTCTCAGTTATTATGAAGGAcaatctcttgaagttgtatgattctGATCAGAAGCTGATTATGCAGACTGAACAGGGAAGCAACAGAATATTCAAGGTGAATGTGGAAGCAACTGAAACTAAATGCCTAAGTGTGGAAGGTGTTAAAGGTGACTGTGAGTTGTGGCACAAGAGATCGGGGCATCCGAACTTCAGAAGCTTAAGGTATCTGAGTTATAAGAAGTTGGTACATGAAATTCCTAAGATTGTAAAGCCTAAGAAGTCATGTGTTATATGCATGAAAG CTTCACTTGGAGAAAATAATTATTTTGTTCCATTTAAGGATGAGTTCATAAGAATGACATGGATATCACTCATCAAGTTTAAGTATGAGGTGTTTGTTAAGTTTCAGAAGTTCAAG AAGTTCAAGGTGAAAGCTGAAAAACAGAGTGGTCAGAAGCTGAAAATTCTCATAATTGATGGTGGGG ATTCTGAGTCTGAAAATGAGCCAGAGTCTGAAGGTGACACTGATGCTAAAGTTGAGTCTGACTTTGAAGGAGAATTTGATGATTTAGATTCTGACAATGATTCAGATTCTGAGGATGATCCAGATTCCGAAGATGATCTAGACTCTGGTGGTAATCTAGCCTCTAAAGGTAGACCTTCTGAAGGCACACCCTCTAAAGTTATAGTTTCTGAAGGTGGTTCTGCTTCTGAAACTAGGCCATAG